Proteins from a single region of Esox lucius isolate fEsoLuc1 chromosome 13, fEsoLuc1.pri, whole genome shotgun sequence:
- the hscb gene encoding iron-sulfur cluster co-chaperone protein HscB, with translation MVSLTIFRIICTSEALHILPKLFANRRCLSKTSIYATLCKNFINFSSKDTQNNSCFKPVSESTGKHVSSLLRTFSTASEKLNCWNCGHSVEQTPAFFCIFCNFVQPPDEGASYFQIMDCDQTFALDTQRLQKRYLDLQRTLHPDNYTHKTVKEQEFSEYQSALVNKAYRTLLKPLSRGLYMLELKGMHIQEGTDAGADPTFLMELMEINEALDGARSREEVDKIGAATREKLNDLTKRIEASLHKGELQAAKAFLVQMKYFANIEDKVKEKHSELM, from the exons ATGGTGTCACTTACCATTTTTCGGATTATTTGCACATCTGAGGCTctccatattttaccaaaattATTTGCAAACCGACGATGTTTATCAAAGACTTCAATTTATGCGACGCTATGCAAAAACTTTATCAACTTCAGCAGTAAAGACACACAAAATAACAGCTGCTTTAAACCAGTATCGGAAAGTACAGGGAAACATGTCAGTTCACTGCTAAGGACTTTCAGCACAGCCTCAGAGAAGCTAAATTGTTGGAATTGTGGACATTCTGTCGAACAAACTCCAGCCttcttttgtatattttgtaattttgtccAGCCTCCAGATGAGGGAGCATCCTACTTCCAGATTATGGATTG TGACCAAACCTTTGCACTGGATACCCAGAGGCTACAGAAAAGATACCTGGATCTCCAACGCACTCTACACCCTGACAACTACACCCATAAAACTGTG AAAGAACAGGAGTTCTCAGAATATCAGTCAGCCTTAGTGAACAAAGCCTACAGGACTCTGCTGAAGCCTCTGAGTCGTGGCCTTTACATG CTGGAACTGAAGGGCATGCAcatacaggaggggactgacgCTGGGGCTGATCCCACATTCCTTATGGAATTGATGGAGATCAACGAGGCCCTGGATGGGGCCCGGAGCAGGGAAGAAGTGGACAAGATAGGCGCCGCCACGAGAG AGAAACTGAATGACTTGACTAAACGGATTGAGGCATCGCTTCACAAAG gAGAGCTTCAAGCTGCCAAAGCATTTCTCGTCCAAATGAAGTACTTTGCAAACATTGAAGACAaggtgaaagaaaaacattctgaGCTAATGTAG
- the lrrc8ab gene encoding volume-regulated anion channel subunit LRRC8A: MIPITELRYFVDCQPAYRILKPWWDVFTDYISIVMLMIAVFGGTLQVTQDKMICLPCKWVVNQTCRRSFNASLSAPLFLEPKGIQYNLDRHQYNYVDAVCYENRLHWFAKYFPYLVLLHTLIFLACSNFWFKFPRTSSKLEHFVSILLKCFDSPWTTRALSETVVEESDPKPMKMNGSMDKKASSVSEDVEASVPMLQRTKSRLEQGIVDRTETGVLDKKEGEQAKALFEKVKKFRLHVEEGDIVYRLYIRQTIIKVIKFILIICYTGYYVHNIQFSVDCSVNIESLTGYRMYRCAHPLATLFKILACFYISLVAVYGFICVYTLSWMLRRSLKKYSFESIREESSYSDIPDVKNDFAFMLHMIDQYDPLYSKRFAVFLSEVSENKLRQLNLNNEWTLDKLRQRITKNSQEKLELHLFMLSGIPDTVFDLMELEVLKLELIPDITIPPIIAQLVNLKEMWLYHTPAKIEAPALAFLRENLKSLHIKFTDIKEIPLWIYSLKNLSELHLTGNLSAENNRYIVIDGLRELKRLKVLRLKSNLTKLPQVVTDVGVHLQKLSVNNEGTKLMVLNSLKKMVNLTELELIRCDLERIPHSIFSLHNLQEIDLKDNNLKTIEEIISFQHLHRLVCLKLWYNQIAYIPIQIGTLNNLERLYLNRNKIDKIPSQLFYCRKLRFLDLSHNNLTYIPADVGYLQNLQYLAVTANRIETLPNELFQCKKLRTLNLGNNCLTSLPSRFGELTGLTQLELRGNRLECLPVELGDCRQLKRTGLVVEEDLFNTLPTEVKEQLWKVDKETA, translated from the exons ATGATCCCCATCACTGAGCTGCGTTACTTCGTAGACTGCCAGCCTGCCTACCGCATCCTAAAACCATGGTGGGACGTCTTCACCGATTATATCTCCATCGTCATGCTCATGATCGCTGTGTTTGGGGGGACGCTGCAG GTCACCCAGGACAAGATGATTTGCCTGCCCTGCAAGTGGGTGGTCAACCAGACCTGCAGGAGGTCTTTCAACGCATCTTTGTCGGCCCCGCTGTTTTTGGAGCCCAAAGGGATCCAATACAATCTGGACCGGCACCAGTACAACTACGTAGATGCCGTTTGCTACGAGAACCGCCTGCACTGGTTTGCCAAGTACTTCCCCTACCTAGTTCTATTGCACACACTCATCTTCCTGGCGTGCAGCAACTTCTGGTTCAAGTTCCCCCGGACCAGCTCCAAACTGGAGCACTTTGTGTCGATTCTGCTGAAGTGCTTCGACTCTCCCTGGACCACCCGGGCCCTGTCTGAGACAGTGGTGGAGGAGAGCGATCCCAAGCCCATGAAGATGAATGGCTCTATGGACAAGAAGGCGTCAAGCGTCAGCGAGGACGTGGAGGCCAGCGTCCCCATGCTCCAGAGGACCAAGTCACGCCTGGAGCAGGGTATCGTGGATCGCACCGAGACCGGCGTCCTGGACAAGAAAGAAGGCGAACAGGCCAAGGCCCTGTTTGAAAAAGTGAAGAAGTTCCGCTTGCACGTGGAAGAGGGGGACATCGTGTACAGGCTCTACATCCGGCAGACCATAATCAAAGTCATCAAGTTCATTCTGATCATCTGCTACACGGGTTATTACGTGCACAACATCCAGTTCAGCGTAGACTGCAGCGTGAACATTGAGAGCCTCACGGGTTACAGGATGTACCGGTGCGCTCACCCACTGGCCACGCTGTTCAAGATCCTCGCCTGCTTCTACATCAGCCTGGTGGCAGTGTATGGCTTCATCTGTGTCTACACCCTCTCCTGGATGCTGCGCCGCTCACTTAAGAAGTACTCCTTCGAGTCCATACGAGAGGAGAGCAGCTATAGCGACATACCGGACGTGAAGAATGACTTCGCCTTCATGCTGCACATGATCGACCAGTATGACCCACTGTACTCCAAGCGCTTCGCCGTTTTCCTGTCCGAGGTGAGCGAGAACAAGCTGCGCCAGCTTAACCTGAACAACGAGTGGACCCTGGACAAGCTgaggcagaggatcaccaagaACTCCCAGGAGAAACTGGAGCTGCACCTGTTCATGCTCAGCGGAATTCCAGACACCGTGTTTGACCTGATGGAGCTGGAG GTGCTGAAGCTGGAGCTCATCCCAGACATCACAATCCCTCCCATCATCGCCCAGCTGGTCAACCTGAAGGAGATGTGGCTGTACCACACCCCGGCCAAGATCGAGGCCCCGGCTCTGGCCTTCCTCAGGGAGAACCTCAAGTCCCTCCACATCAAGTTCACGGATATCAAGGAGATCCCTCTGTGGATCTATAGTTTGAAGAACCTGAGCGAGCTGCATCTGACCGGGAACCTGAGCGCAGAGAACAACCGATATATTGTTATTGATGGGCTACGGGAGCTGAAAAGGCTCAAG GTTCTCCGGCTGAAGAGCAACCTGACCAAGCTACCTCAGGTGGTAACGGATGTGGGGGTGCACCTCCAGAAGCTGTCGGTCAACAACGAGGGCACCAAGCTGATGGTGCTCAACAGCCTGAAGAAGATGGTAAACCTGACTGAGCTGGAGCTTATCCGCTGTGACCTAGAGCGCATCCCGCACTCCATCTTCAGCCTGCACAACCTGCAGGAGATTGACCTTAAG GACAACAACCTGAAGACCATTGAGGAGATCATCAGTTTCCAGCACCTGCACCGACTGGTTTGCCTTAAACTCTGGTACAACCAGATCGCCTACATTCCCATCCAGATTGGCACACTTAATAACCTGGAGAGGCTCTATCTGAACAGGAACAAAATCGATAAGATCCCCAGCCAGCTGTTTTACTGTCGTAAGCTGCGGTTCTTGGATCTGAGCCACAACAACCTCACCTACATCCCAGCGGACGTGGGGTACCTCCAGAACCTCCAGTACCTAGCTGTCACAGCGAACCGA ATCGAGACCCTGCCCAACGAGCTGTTCCAGTGTAAGAAGCTCCGTACCCTGAACCTGGGGAACAACTGCCTGACGTCTCTGCCGTCGCGCTTTGGGGAGCTGACCGGGCTCACTCAGCTTGAGCTGAGGGGGAACAGGCTGGAGTGTCTGCCCGTGGAGCTGGGGGATTGCAGGCAGCTGAAGAGGACAGGCCTGGTGGTCGAGGAGGACCTGTTCAACACCCTGCCCACCGAGGTGAAGGAGCAGCTGTGGAAGGTGGACAAGGAGACGGCTTGA